A genomic segment from Oncorhynchus keta strain PuntledgeMale-10-30-2019 chromosome 9, Oket_V2, whole genome shotgun sequence encodes:
- the aldh7a1 gene encoding alpha-aminoadipic semialdehyde dehydrogenase gives MQRCFTLTIVRHWALRKKLFTISYQQSAAMSTLLINQPKYAWLKELGLSEDNDGVYNGNWGGKGEVITSYCPANNEPIARVRQATMAEYEETVQKSRDAWKVWADIPAPKRGEIVRQIGDALRKKIKVLGSLVSLEMGKIYVEGVGEVQEYVDVCDYAVGLSRMIGGPVLPSERPGHALIEMWNPVGLVGIITAFNFPVAVYGWNNAIALICGNVCLWKGAPTTPLTSVAVTRIVAEVLEQNNLPGAICSMTCGGADIGTAMSKDERVDLVSFTGSTHVGKMVAMLVQERFGRNLLELGGNNAIIVFEDADLNLVVPSAVFASVGTAGQRCTTTRRLMLHGSIHDVVVERVAKAYKQVRIGDPWDPSTMYGPLHTKQAVDQYLAAIEQAKKQGGTVVCGGKVMDRPGNYVEPTIITGLAHDAPIVHTETFVPILYVLKFQTEEEAFAWNNEVKQGLSSSIFTKDMGRVFRWLGPKGSDCGIVNVNIPTSGAEIGGAFGGEKHTGGGRESGSDSWKQYMRRSTCTINYSKDLPLAQGIKFE, from the exons ATGCAGCGCTGCTTCACATTAACCATTGTACGGCACTGGGCCCTTCGAAAGAAACTTTTCACTATCAGCTACCAACAATCAGCAGCCATGTCTACACTTCTGATAAACCAGCCCAAATATGCCTGGTTGAAAGAATTAGGCCTGAGTGAGGATAATGACGGTGTTTACAACGGGAACTGGGGAGGCAAAGGAGAG GTCATAACCTCATATTGCCCTGCCAACAATGAGCCCATCGCCAGAGTACGCCAG GCAACCATGGCAGAATATGAAGAAACTGTGCAGAAATCGAGGGATGCCTGGAAGGTGTGGGCAGAT ATTCCGGCCCCGAAAAGAGGAGAGATTGTGCGTCAGATTGGTGACGCACTGAGGAAAAAGATCAAAGTCCTGGGCAGTTTG GTGTCCCTGGAGATGGGAAAGATCTATGTTGAGGGAGTCGGCGAGGTGCAGGAATACGTTGACGTCTGTGACTACGCTGTTGGCTTGTCTCGCATGATCGGCGGTCCAGTTCTCCCCTCTGAGA GACCGGGCCACGCGCTGATTGAGATGTGGAACCCTGTCGGTCTGGTGGGCATCATCACAGCCTTCAACTTCCCTGTGGCCGTCTACGGCTGGAACAACGCCATCGCACTCATCTGTGGCAACGTCTGCCTCTG GAAAGGAGCTCCCACCACCCCTCTAACCAGTGTAGCTGTAACCAG AATCGTGGCTGAGGTGTTGGAGCAAAACAACCTGCCAGGTGCCATCTGCTCCATGACATGCGGTGGCGCAGACATCGG CACAGCAATGTCGAAGGACGAGCGCGTCGACCTGGTCTCATTCACTGGCAGCACCCACGTGGGCAAGATGGTGGCCATGTTGGTGCAGGAGAGGTTTG GTCGTAATTTGCTGGAGCTTGGCGGGAACAACGCCATCATAG TGTTTGAGGATGCTGATCTGAACCTTGTGGTGCCTTCTGCCGTCTTTGCTTCTGTGGGAACTGCTGGACAGCGCTGCACCACCACCAGGAGGCTG ATGCTGCACGGAAGCATCCATGACGTAGTGGTGGAGAGGGTAGCCAAAGCATACAAACAAGTCCGCATTGGAGACCCCTGGGACC CGAGCACTATGTACGGCCCACTCCACACCAAGCAGGCTGTGGACCAGTACCTTGCAGCCATCGAACAGGCTAAGAAACAGGGTGGCACTGTAGTGTGTGGAGGAAAG GTGATGGATCGTCCTGGAAACTACGTGGAGCCCACCATCATCACAGGGCTGGCTCACGATGCGCCCATCGTTCACACAGAGACATTTGTCCCCATCCTCTACGTCCTCAAGTTCCAG ACTGAGGAGGAGGCGTTTGCCTGGAACAATGAGGTCAAGCAGGGCCTCTCCAGCAGCATCTTCACCAAGGACATGGGCAGAGTCTTCCGCTGGCTGGG ACCTAAAGGATCGGACTGCGGCATCGTGAACGTCAACATTCCTACCAGCGGAGCTGAGATTGGAGGAGCCTTCG GTGGGGAGAAACACACAGGAGGTGGCCGGGAGTCAGGCAGCGACTCTTGGAAGCAGTACATGAGAAGGTCCACATG CACTATCAACTACAGCAAGGATCTTCCTCTAGCTCAAGGAATCAAATTTGAGTGA
- the phax gene encoding phosphorylated adapter RNA export protein: protein MAGVNRDTMDDLEDGEISGSNSDSEMGTTVDVKPQMPAAAPVFSGQSFQSRALPQTAMSATSYRSTMRTADSSDSEPDSDEDAAVWRRKRQKCSNAPQPAPVPTPHFGAPQANQGGRKVNNIWGSVVQEQTQQAVEAELDFLGVDGAISMASRQVETYNYVLARKLMEKEREEQEPGEVAMLDTQLDEYMKRGGPAAEENGGGHFKRKRSAKERLGPRAEMDIEGRYEITEEDPDDRVIEEIAYRLQEPKKELIERIVRVIGKKKAIELLGETATLEETGGVYIMDGSRRRTPGGVYLNLLKNTPSISSEHLKEIFYDETQKEYKGKKSAQKRRRHVVAKKMKQAINTLNLQEHDEVSRETFASDTNEALESLGVVAEEEGQQEPEPEPAMGTEDTPVVYNAADLEVF from the exons ATGGCGGGTGTTAACAGAGATACAATGGATGATTTGGAGGATGGAGAGATTTCTGGATCAAACTCTGATTCAGAAATGGGAACCACAGTTGACGTTAAACCCCAG ATGCCTGCAGCAGCTCCTGTTTTCAGTGGCCAGTCTTTCCAGAGTAGGGCCCTTCCACAGACAGCCATGTCAGCCACAAGCTACCGTAGCACCATGAGAACTGCGGACTCCAGTGATAGCGAACCAGACTCGGATGAGGATGCAGCGGTGTGGAGGCGGAAGCGGCAGAAGTGCTCCAACGCTCCCCAACCTGCCCCGGTCCCCACTCCCCACTTCGGAGCCCCCCAGGCTAACCAAGGCGGCCGCAAAGTCAACAACATCTGGGGCTCTGTGGTTCAGGAGCAGACCCAGCAGGCAGTGGAAGCTGAGCTGGATTTCCTTGGTGTGGATGGTGCCATTAGCATGGCCAGCAGGCAGGTGGAGACCTACAACTACGTCCTGGCCCGCAAGctcatggagaaggagagggaggaacaggAGCCGGGTGAGGTAGCCATGTTGGACACTCAGCTGGACGAGTACATGAAGCGTGGCGGGCCGGCCGCCGAAGAGAATGGAGGCGGCCATTTTAAGAGGAAGCGATCGGCCAAAGAGAGGCTGGGCCCCAGGGCTGAGATGGACATCGAGGGTCGGTATGAGATCACAGAGGAAGACCCAGACGACAGGGTGATTGAAGAGATAGCCTACAG GCTACAAGAGCCCAAAAAGGAATTGATTGAGCGAATTGTGAGAGTCATTGGGAAGAAGAAAGCAATAGAACTGCTTGGAGAGACCGCCACACTTGAGGAAACTGGTGGTGTGTACATTATG GATGGCAGCAGGCGACGGACTCCTGGAGGGGTGTATCTCAACTTGCTGAAGAACACTCCCAGTATCTCTAGTGAGCACCTTAAG GAAATATTTTACGACGAAACCCAGAAGGAGTATAAGGGCAAGAAGTCAGCGCAGAAGCGAAGGCGACATGTGGTTGCCAAGAAGATGAAGCAGGCCATCAACACACTGAACCTGCAGGAACACGACGAAGTCTCCAGAGAAACGTTCGCAAGCGACACCAACGAGGCCTTGGAGTCTCTCGGGGTGGTTGCCGAAGAGGAGGGCCAACAGGAACCGGAACCAGAACCTGCCATGGGCACTGAGGACACACCCGTAGTCTACAATGCCGCTGACCTGGAGGTCTTTTGA
- the LOC118387964 gene encoding la-related protein 6-like has translation MGYVNIKLLTSFKKMKPLTKDWRVTAYALNYSSKLEVNKEGNKVRRKDPIPESLLVQVPSKLLFMWNISAELTLSGNGGDEDVPAPQRSTMETAITLLEPFGSICTVRVFRPGKELPQEVQRFANRYPELCSQESVLVEYEDLEGAGRAYHQLSQSEDFVRVVLIGMTSKKKAGHKLGGCVENRGAGKGVSIANRCLEQLQFQGEDSSAWSSSGESEMASPMHMPRFSSGQLCRSPWDSPRSSPYHSPRVLRAPLPTLPRVSPLLASEMWRSPDTSPDLSRRNYENPADSSSLWFQRRKLAAVQTSSLDDSSSSKQGRLGIKRVLRGDSLPPGVIRFPYGPDGTRGFPSSFVGRTLQYTLKT, from the exons ATGGGTTATGTGAACATAAAGCTGCTGACATCTTTTAAAAAG ATGAAGCCCCTGACCAAAGATTGGCGAGTCACAGCCTACGCCCTAAATTACTCCTCCAAACTAGAAGTCAACAAGGAGGGCAACAAGGTCCGTCGCAAAGACCCAATACCAGAGTCCCTCTTGGTTCAGGTGCCCAGCAAACTTTTGTTTATGTGGAACATCTCTGCTGAGCTGACGTTGAGTGGTAATGGTGGTGATGAAGACGTCCCTGCACCCCAGAGGAGCACTATGGAAACGGCCATCACTCTCCTGGAGCCCTTTGGAAGCATCTGCACAGTGAGGGTGTTCCGGCCGGGGAAGGAGCTCCCACAGGAAGTCCAGAGGTTCGCCAACAGGTACCCTGAGCTGTGCTCCCAGGAAAGTGTTCTGGTAGAGTATGAGGACTTGGAAGGCGCAGGTAGAGCCTACCACCAGCTGTCCCAGTCCGAGGACTTTGTGAGAGTCGTCCTGATCGGGATGACATCGAAAAAGAAAGCAGGGCATAAGTTGGGAGGCTGCGTTGAGAACAGAGGTGCCGGTAAAGGTGTATCAATCGCCAACCGCTGCTTGGAGCAGCTCCAGTTCCAAGGGGAAGACTCTTCTGCGTGGAGTTCGTCCGGCGAATCCGAGATGGCCTCTCCGATGCACATGCCTAGGTTCTCCTCAGGCCAGTTATGCAGGAGCCCCTGGGACAGCCCTCGCTCTAGCCCCTACCACAGCCCCAGGGTCCTCCGGGCACCTCTGCCCACCCTTCCGCGGGTCTCTCCGCTCCTGGCCTCCGAGATGTGGAGGAGCCCCGACACCAGCCCGGATCTCAGTCGACGTAACTACGAGAACCCGGCCGATAGCAGCAGTCTCTGGTTCCAGAGGCGTAAACTGGCTGCGGTGCAAACCTCCTCCCTGGatgacagcagcagcagtaagcAGGGTCGTCTGGGTATTAAGAGGGTCCTAAGGGGGGATTCCCTGCCCCCCGGGGTCATCCGGTTCCCCTACGGGCCAGATGGGACAAGAGGATTTCCCAGCTCCTTCGTAGGAAGAACACTTCAGTACACCCTCAAGACATGA